From ANME-2 cluster archaeon, one genomic window encodes:
- a CDS encoding M48 family metallopeptidase: MVKHEITYGQHKIEYKLTRKNVSNINLNVKPNLLVEVSANNDVPIEKINQFLRKKASWILKNKEYFKKTLPDNKFDREYVSGETFKYLGRQYRLKVIESKEECVKCQRGFFNLFIKDKNNTTRKSRLIKQWYKEKSMRVFNDSLERTYELVKKYDIEKPEISMRLMKARWGSCIENKKTILLNTELIDAPKFCIDYVILHELIHFKHRNHDEKFYNMMDALMPDWKRRKEILDLEVVKNL; the protein is encoded by the coding sequence ATGGTAAAACACGAAATTACTTATGGTCAACATAAGATCGAATATAAACTTACAAGAAAAAATGTATCTAATATCAATCTTAATGTAAAACCCAACTTACTAGTCGAGGTTTCTGCGAATAACGATGTTCCAATTGAAAAAATAAACCAGTTTCTAAGAAAAAAAGCATCGTGGATTTTAAAGAACAAAGAATATTTCAAAAAAACCTTGCCTGATAATAAATTTGATCGCGAATATGTAAGCGGTGAGACTTTTAAATATCTGGGACGGCAGTATCGGCTGAAAGTTATTGAATCTAAAGAAGAGTGTGTTAAGTGCCAAAGAGGTTTTTTCAATCTGTTTATTAAAGATAAAAATAACACGACTCGAAAATCAAGACTCATAAAGCAATGGTATAAAGAAAAATCCATGAGGGTATTTAACGATTCTTTGGAACGAACTTATGAGCTAGTTAAAAAATACGATATAGAAAAACCTGAAATTTCAATGCGATTAATGAAAGCCAGATGGGGTTCTTGTATTGAAAATAAAAAAACAATTTTACTAAATACAGAACTAATTGATGCTCCTAAATTCTGCATTGATTACGTAATATTACACGAACTAATACACTTCAAACATAGAAATCATGATGAAAAATTCTATAATATGATGGACGCTCTTATGCCGGATTGGAAAAGACGTAAAGAAATATTGGATTTAGAAGTTGTAAAAAACTTGTGA